TGGACCGCGCCGAGGCGTTCTACAGCGGAACGTTGGGCCTGACCCTGCACGGGAAGGTCGCCGGGCGGCACCTGTTCTACCGGCTGGACGGCAGCATGCTGCTGATCTTCGACCCGCGCGCCAGCGCCCAGCCCGGCGACGTGCCCCCGCACGCCGGGAGGCCCGGCGGGCACGCCTGCCTGACCCTCGACCCCGCCCGGACCGACGAGTGGGCGGCGAGGCTGCGCGCCGCCGGACTGACCGTCACCCGGTACGCGTGGGGTGACCGGGGCGAGAGCCTGTACTTCCATGACCCGGCCGGGAACGTGCTGGAACTCGCCCCGCCGCGCATCTGGGGCCTGAGCTGAGCCAGACAGACCCTAGGGGTCCTGGGTGGCCCGCAGGGTCCAGCCGCGCCCGTCCGCCCCGCTCAGCCGCAGCGCCGAGATCGGCTCCAGCGGGAGCAGCAGCTGCGTGAACGCCACGCGCCCACCCGCCGCGAACACCTCCAGCGTGCAGGCGTCCAGCAGCACCCGCACTTCCCCCGCCGCGTCCGGGAGGGCCGCCGTGAACGTTCCGGCGAACCCGTCCAGGCCCTCCGGCGCCCCGCGCGTCAGGTGCAGGCCCGCGCCGTCCAGCCACAGGCGCGCCTCCTCTCCCCCACTCGACCGCAATTCCAGCGTCCAGGGGGCCGCGGGCAGCCGCAGGTCCAGCGGAACGCCCGGCCCGACCTTCAGCACCTCCCCGTCCGGCAGGCGCAGCGCCACGTGCCGCAGGGCGTCCAGTTCCCGCACCGGCACCTGCGCCAGCACC
The sequence above is drawn from the Deinococcus sedimenti genome and encodes:
- a CDS encoding VOC family protein; the protein is MRVLETCLYVDDLDRAEAFYSGTLGLTLHGKVAGRHLFYRLDGSMLLIFDPRASAQPGDVPPHAGRPGGHACLTLDPARTDEWAARLRAAGLTVTRYAWGDRGESLYFHDPAGNVLELAPPRIWGLS